From the genome of Candidatus Deferrimicrobium borealis:
GAAGACCGTGGCGCGCGCCACCGCCGTGCGGCGGGTCGGCTCCTTCTCCCCCACGTCCACCATCACGGCCCGCCCGCCGTCGTCGAAATGGTTGAACGGCATTGCCCTCCTCCTAAGTGCTACGTTTCATTCCTTCGGCAACATTCGACACGTCTTTGTTTTTCCCCTCGCGCCAAACCGGAGGGTACCCCAGGGAGCGCAATTCATACGGGAGTGGGGGGGCTCCCCCCTACGTGCCGCGTTTCATCCCTTCGGCTACATCCGACCCGTCTTCATTTTGCCCCTCATGCCAAGCCGGGGGGTACCCCAGGGAGCGCAATTCATACGGGAGTGGGGGCCCGCTCCCTCCTCCTTCCTCTAAGAAATCCGCTCGATGGCGTCCCCGGGAGAGACCTTGCCGGGTTCGACGACCCGGGCAAAGATCCCCTCCCTCGGCATCACGCAGTCGCCCGCCTGGTGGTAGATGGCGCACCGGGTGTGGCACTCCTTCCCGATCTGCGTCACCTCGAGCACCGCCTCCCCGATGCGGAACCGGGACCCCACCGGAAGTTCCGGAAGCAGGATCCCCTCGGTGGTCACGTTCTCGGCGAAGTCGCCGGCCGACACGGAGAGCCCCTTCCGCCGCATCTTCTCGATGCTCTCGGCCGCCAGGAGGCTCACCTGGCGGTGGCCGTCGCCGGCGTGGGCGTCCCCCAGCACCCCGTGGCCCGCGACGAGCGCGACCGAAGGGACCGGTTTCTTCCGCTCCCCCTTCCGCTCGCTGACGCAGACCGCGGCGACCCGCGCCGCCGACCCGCTTCCTCTCGATGGTTTCAACCGCGCGACCTCCGAAAAACGATTATCTCACGGGCATCGAGCGGTTCGCACTCCCCGGATTTCACCGGAGCGTCTCCCCGAGCAGGAAGACGTCCACCGTTTCTCCCGCGGCGAAGGAGGTCTTGTCGGCCGGAAGAACCGCCAGGGCGTCGGCGAGAACCATCGTCCGGAGGATCCCCGTGTTCTGGTCGCCGGCGGACGAGGCGAAATATTCGCCTCCCCGGACCTCGATCCCGACCCGAAGGAAGTTCACCTTCCCCGCTTTTTTCCGAACCTCTCCGGTGAGGGTCGCCTTCACCAGCGGCCGCACCACCTTCTTCCGCCCCATCATCCGGAGGAGCGCGGGCCGGACGAACGCCTCGAACGTGATCAGGGCGGACACCGGGTTCCCCGGGAGGGAGAAGACCGGCACCCCGTCCTTCATCCCGAAGGCGGTCGGGCCGCCCGGCTTGATGTCGACCCTCCAGAAGCGGGACTCGACGCCCGTCTCCGCCAGCACCTCCCGCACCAGGTCCCGGTCGCCGGCGGACACCCCCGCGGTCGTGATCAGTGCGTCCGCCTTCAACCCCTCCGAAATCTTCTCCGCGTGGCTCGACAGGTCGTCGCGCGCGATGCCGAGGAGCACCGGCTCCGCGCCCGTCTCCCGGACGGCGGCGGCGATCGCCACGCTGTTGCTGTTGATGATCGTGCCGGGCGACGGCGCCTCCCCCAGCTCGATCAGCTCGTCGCCGGTGGAGAGCACCGCCACCCGGACGTTCCGGTAGACCGGGACGAACGCCTTCCCGAGGGAGGCGAGCATGCTGATCTCCGCCGGGCGGAGAGGCGTCCCTTCCGGGAGGACCAGGTCGCCCTCGCGCACGTCCTCCCCGCGGAACCGGATGTGCTGACGGGCTGTCACCCGCGTCTTGACAACGACATGGCCGTCCTCGACCGATGTCTCCTCGAACGGGATCACCGCGTCGCAGCCGGCGGGGACCGGCGCGCCGGTCATGATCGTGACGGCGCACCCGGGCTCCACGGGGGTCGACGCTGTCCCCCCGGCCGGGATGTACCCGGTGATCTTCAGGCGCGCCGGCCCGCGGCAATCGTCCGCCCGGACGGCGTACCCGTCCATCGCGGAGTTGTCGCAGAACGGGAGGGGCCACGGCGCAGAGACGTCCTCCGCGAGGGTCCTGCCCAGCGCACGGCCGGTCTCGACCCGCTCGGTGCCCACCGGCGCGACGCTCTCCAGCACGATGGTCCTCGCTTCCTCGTACGTCGTCATCTCTGTCTTCCCCCGTCGGTTACGCCGGCAGCGGATCGTGAGGGGGGGCGACCTTTCCCCCTTCCAGCACGATCGACCCGCCGTTGAGCCGGGCCGGATGGTCCGGATCGTGCGTGGTCATCACCACGGTCGTCCCCCGGGACGGCAGCGAGGCGATCACCGTTTCGAGCAGGATGGCGGTTTCCCGGTCGATGTTCGCCAGCGGCTCGTCGAGGAGGAGGACCTCCGGGTCCGGTGCCAGCGCGCGGGCCATCGCCACCCTCTGCGCCTCCCCGCCGGAAAGCTCCC
Proteins encoded in this window:
- a CDS encoding MOSC domain-containing protein, which encodes MKPSRGSGSAARVAAVCVSERKGERKKPVPSVALVAGHGVLGDAHAGDGHRQVSLLAAESIEKMRRKGLSVSAGDFAENVTTEGILLPELPVGSRFRIGEAVLEVTQIGKECHTRCAIYHQAGDCVMPREGIFARVVEPGKVSPGDAIERIS
- a CDS encoding molybdopterin molybdotransferase MoeA is translated as MTTYEEARTIVLESVAPVGTERVETGRALGRTLAEDVSAPWPLPFCDNSAMDGYAVRADDCRGPARLKITGYIPAGGTASTPVEPGCAVTIMTGAPVPAGCDAVIPFEETSVEDGHVVVKTRVTARQHIRFRGEDVREGDLVLPEGTPLRPAEISMLASLGKAFVPVYRNVRVAVLSTGDELIELGEAPSPGTIINSNSVAIAAAVRETGAEPVLLGIARDDLSSHAEKISEGLKADALITTAGVSAGDRDLVREVLAETGVESRFWRVDIKPGGPTAFGMKDGVPVFSLPGNPVSALITFEAFVRPALLRMMGRKKVVRPLVKATLTGEVRKKAGKVNFLRVGIEVRGGEYFASSAGDQNTGILRTMVLADALAVLPADKTSFAAGETVDVFLLGETLR